CAGCCAGTGCAGGTGGCCGAGTCGGGCATCGATGTCCAGAAAATCCCGAAACTCGCGCACGGGGTCGCGGCGGAAGGTGACGCAGCCCTTGGCGCCGGCGACGACGACGTGCCAGCCGGCGCCGTGCCGCGCGATGACGGATTCCAGCGAGCCGGACAGCCGCGCCGCGAGCTCGTCGAGGTGAGCGTATGCCTGCGGGGTCAGCACGTCGGTCAGCGTCGCGCGAGTGGCCGCCATCGCCAACGGGTTCCCGTTGAACGTGCCGACCTGTTCGTAGCGGCCGTCGGCGATGGCCGACATCACCTCGCGGGTACCGCCGATCGCCGCGACCGCGATACCGCCGCCCAACGCCTTGGCCAGGCAGACCATGTCGGGCACCACGCCGCTGCGCGCCGTCACGCCGCCCGGTCCGGTGGTGAAGCCCGTCTTCACCTCGTCGTAGATCAGCAGTGCGCCCTCGGCGTGCACCAGTTCGCGGATGGCGGCCAGATAACCGTCGTCGGGCGGAATGATGCCTGCGTTCATCATCACCGGCTCGAGGATCATCGCCGCGACCTGCCCGCGGTGTTCGGCGAGCGCGCGAGCCACCGCCTCAGGGTCGTTGAACGGCACGACGATCACGAGATCGCGGATCGCCGTGGGGATACCCGTGTTGCCGGGCACCGGTGTGGGGTGCTCGCGCGGACCGACCTCGTCGGCGTCCGGGAGCACGGAGACCTGCACGGAGTCATGGTGGCCGTGATAGCAACCCTCGACCTTGATGATCAGATCCCGTCCCGTCAGCGAACGCGCCAGATGCACCGCATCCATGGTCGCTTCGGTGCCGGAATTGGCGAACCGCCACAGCGGCAGATCGAACCGCCGCGCCAACTCGCCGGCGATCCAGATCGCGTCCTCGGTCGGCTGGGCGAAATGCGTACCGCGCCGGACCCGGTCGCTGACGGCTTCGACGATCGCCGGATGCGCATGCCCGGCAATGGAAGCGCCGTAACCGCCGTGCATGTCGACGTACTCGTTGCCGTCCACGTCGTAGACTTTCGAGCCCTTGCCGTGGCTCATCCACACGGCTTGTGGCTCGGCGATCTGCCAGTTCGACGTCGCGCCGCCGGCAAGATGTTCACGCGCTTGGACGATGAGTTCCGTGCTGCGCGGCTGGCGCCGCAGAAAGTACTTCTCCTCATCGAGAATCAGCTGGTCTACGGTGTCAGCCGCCTTGGACTCCACCACCGACGGGGACACGTCGAACCTCCACTCCGCAACGGTTGACTGAGCATTCAGTCTATGCGAGAGTCCTACCAGCAACAAGGCGCGAAATCAACGGGAGGTCCCAATGCCCACACCTCCGAGCCGCCGGCAGTTTCTGGTGCGCGCAGCGGTTCTCGCCGCCGCAGCGCCCAGTCTGCCCGCATTCCTTGCCGCGTGCTCGAAATCGGGGCCCTCGTCGGGAGGGCCGAGTCTGACGCTCGCATCGCCGGACAATCCGGTGAAGTGGCCGATCGCAGACGACAACAAACCGATCGCCGACAACCTGGCGCCCGAGAAGGGCGCAACGCTCAAGATCTACAACTACGCCGACTACCTCAGCCCGCAGGCGATGAAGAGCTTCGAGGACAAGTACGGCATCAAGATAGAGGTCTCGACCTTCAACGACGGCGACGAGGCGATCACCAAGCTGCGCAGTGGTGTGGACTTCGACATCTACAACGCCAACTACACCGAGATCAGCCGCCTGGTCAACGGCGGGCTGCTGCGCCCGCTGAACCACTCCTACATTCCGAACATCAAGAACGTGTGGCCCAGCTTCACCAACCCCTGGTACGACCAGGGTTGGCAGTACAGCGTGCCGTACACGATCTACACCACCGGAATCGGTTGGCGCACCGATCAGGTGCCCGCCGACATCGGCGCACTGCCCAATCCGTATGCGTCGTTGTGGGATCCGCAGTACAAGGGCAAGACCGCGATCCTCGACGACTTCCACACCGCTATGGCCATGGTGCTGCTCAAGAACGGCATCACGGACGTCAACACCTCCAATGCAGACGATCTGAAGTTGGTGGGTGAGCAACTGCAGGAGCTGGTGAAAGCCACCTCGCCGAAGGTCACCATCACGATGTACAACGACCTGCCCGCCGGACAGATGGGTTTGGCGCAGATGTGGTCGGGCGACATCATCAACGCGCAGTCCTATCTGCCCGAAGGCACCAGCCCGGAGATCCTTCGGTACTGGTTCCCGTCGGACGGCAAAGGACTCGTCGACAACGACATGCTTGTCACGCTGCGGGGCGGCAAGAACCCCGTCCTCGCCCACTTGTTCATCAACCACATGCTCGATCCCGATGTGGCAATGGAGAACTTCACCGCGATCGGCTACCAGCCGCCGCAGAACAGCATCACGCCGGATTCGCTTGTCCAAGAAGAGTTCATCCCGGAACACCTGCAGTCGGCGATCGTGCGACCCGAGTACTTCGACAACGGCTACCGGCTGCTGGAACTCGATGCGGCCAACGAGACCGCATGGCGCAACGTGTGGCAGGCCTTCCAGGCCGGCGGAGGGTCGTAAGAAGCGGTGGCGGTCCCGGTAGTCGCCGCGCCGTCGCGGCAGGCTCCACCGGCCCGTGAGCGCGGCAATCGGGTCTGGGCCTTACTGGCCGCGCCCGGAGTCATCTGGTTGGGCGCGTTCTTCCTCTTCCCGCTTTATGTGGTGCTGTGCATCGTCTTCGGGCAGATCGATCCGCTGTTCCGCACGCCCATTCCGGTGTGGAACCCGCTGCAGTGGGATCCCACCCAGTTCACCTATGTGCTGACCCACATCATCGGCGAGAACGGTGTGTACGGCCCGGCGATCGTGCGCACGTTCATCTACGTGGTGGTGGCCAGCGTGCTCTGCCTTCTCATCGCCTTCCCGGTCTCGTACTACGTGGCCCGGCTGGCAGGCAAGCACAAGGGGCTGTTGCTCGCGCTGTTGATCGCGCCGTTCTGGATCAGCTACATGATGCGGATGTTCGCGTGGGTGAACCTGCTTCAGGACGACGGCCTGTTCAACAAGGTGCTCAGCCTCGGAGGCCTCTTTCACCCGGACATCAAGTGGCTGACCGGCCAACCCGTGGTGGTGATTCTCGGGCTGGTGTACGGCTACGTGCCGTATATGATCCTGCCTCTCTACGCGGGCCTCGACCGGCTGTCGCAGCCGATGCTCGAGGCGTCGCGTGACCTTGGCGCCGACCGCTTTTCGTCGTTCTGGCGTGTGACGCTGCCGTTGTGCCGACCGACGATCGTGGCGGCGCTGCTGCTGACCTGTCTGCCGATGCTCGGTGACTACTTCACCAACGACATGTTGTCGGCGTCGCCGAAAACCACCATGGTCGGCAACCTGATCAACGACGGCGTGCAGGCGCCGGGGCAAACCGGTCAGGCGGGCGCGTTCGTTCTGCTGGTGTTCCTCATCGCGTTACTGCCGATGCTCTACTACCTCCGTTCGGTGACACGAGGGAGCGAGGTGTCGACGTGAGGGGCCCCGTCGCGTGGTGGAACAACCCATGGCGGCCACCGCGATTCCTGATCGCGATCACCATCGGCTACGTACTGTGGTCGCTGTTGCCGGTCGCCATCGCGGTGCTCTACTCGTTCAACTCCGGCCGGTCGCGGACCACCTGGCAGGGGTTCTCAACCCGGTGGTATTGGGGCGACGAGACGCTTTCGGTGTGGCACAACGACGCTCTGCACACCGCGCTGCTGCAGACGTTGAAGCTGGGCGTGATCGCGACACTGATCACGGTTCCGCTGGGGACGTTGTTCGCGATCGGCATCGACCGGTGGCGGGGCAGGCTGCCCAACGGGGCGAACTTCTTGATGCTGATCTCGTTCGTGCTGCCGGAGGTGCTGCTCGCCGTCGCGCTGCTGTTCGTGATCACCACGGTGGCGGTTCCGATCAATCTCGGCACCACCGCCCAGGTCATCGGTCTCGTCACCTTCCAGGTGTCCTACCCGGCGGTGCTCGTGCGCGCACGGCTGGCCACGATCGGGCCCCAATATGAGGAAGCGGCAATGGATCTCGGCGCTTCGCCGCTCGGTGCGCTGCGCCGCATCATCCTGCCGATGCTGATGCCTGCGATCTTCGCCAGCACGGTGCTGGTCTTCGCCGACGTCATCGACGACTTCGTGCTGGTGCGTTATCTGTCCGGCGCGGCCTCTAGCGAGCCCGTCTCGGTGAAGATCTACAACACCGCCCGAGCCGCGCCGACTCCCGCGCTCAACGCGTTGGCCACACTGCTGCTGCTCGCGGCATTGGTGGCCGTCGCTGTCGGATTCATCGTCTATCGGTACATGACCCGATCGGACACCACCACGAAGGACCGCGGGATCGGGGCATTCGCGGGAGAGGCGTAATGACGTGATTCTCAACGTGATCGACGGCCGTGCGGTTGCTTCCTCCGGAGGCGATCGGCGTGAACTCATCGATCCGGCATCCGGGGCCGTACACGGGTTCGCCACCGAATCCACCCCCGCCGACGTCGACGTGGCTGTCGCGGCCGCCCGCGGTGCGTTCGACGAATGGCGGCGCACCACACCCGCCACGCGGTCCGCTGCGCTGCTCGCTGCCGCCGACGCCCTCGAGGAGCACGCCGACGAGCTCGCCGACCTCGAGGTGACCGACACCGGAAAGCCGGCCGATGTCACACGGGACGAGGAGATTCCGGCGAGCATCGACGTCGTTCGCTACTACGCGGGGGTCTGCCGGACACCGGAAGGCCGCAGCACCGGCGAGTACATCGAGGGAATCACCTCCGGCATCCGACGCGAACCCGTCGGCGTGTGCGGGCAGATCACGCCATGGAACTACCCGTTCATGATGGCGGCGTGGAAATGGGCGCCCGCGGTGG
The nucleotide sequence above comes from Mycolicibacterium moriokaense. Encoded proteins:
- a CDS encoding aspartate aminotransferase family protein yields the protein MSPSVVESKAADTVDQLILDEEKYFLRRQPRSTELIVQAREHLAGGATSNWQIAEPQAVWMSHGKGSKVYDVDGNEYVDMHGGYGASIAGHAHPAIVEAVSDRVRRGTHFAQPTEDAIWIAGELARRFDLPLWRFANSGTEATMDAVHLARSLTGRDLIIKVEGCYHGHHDSVQVSVLPDADEVGPREHPTPVPGNTGIPTAIRDLVIVVPFNDPEAVARALAEHRGQVAAMILEPVMMNAGIIPPDDGYLAAIRELVHAEGALLIYDEVKTGFTTGPGGVTARSGVVPDMVCLAKALGGGIAVAAIGGTREVMSAIADGRYEQVGTFNGNPLAMAATRATLTDVLTPQAYAHLDELAARLSGSLESVIARHGAGWHVVVAGAKGCVTFRRDPVREFRDFLDIDARLGHLHWLMQHNGGVFLPPWGKVEQWLLSVQHQRDDVDRFTANFTRFADAVMSPVT
- a CDS encoding ABC transporter permease, yielding MAVPVVAAPSRQAPPARERGNRVWALLAAPGVIWLGAFFLFPLYVVLCIVFGQIDPLFRTPIPVWNPLQWDPTQFTYVLTHIIGENGVYGPAIVRTFIYVVVASVLCLLIAFPVSYYVARLAGKHKGLLLALLIAPFWISYMMRMFAWVNLLQDDGLFNKVLSLGGLFHPDIKWLTGQPVVVILGLVYGYVPYMILPLYAGLDRLSQPMLEASRDLGADRFSSFWRVTLPLCRPTIVAALLLTCLPMLGDYFTNDMLSASPKTTMVGNLINDGVQAPGQTGQAGAFVLLVFLIALLPMLYYLRSVTRGSEVST
- a CDS encoding polyamine ABC transporter substrate-binding protein, whose protein sequence is MPTPPSRRQFLVRAAVLAAAAPSLPAFLAACSKSGPSSGGPSLTLASPDNPVKWPIADDNKPIADNLAPEKGATLKIYNYADYLSPQAMKSFEDKYGIKIEVSTFNDGDEAITKLRSGVDFDIYNANYTEISRLVNGGLLRPLNHSYIPNIKNVWPSFTNPWYDQGWQYSVPYTIYTTGIGWRTDQVPADIGALPNPYASLWDPQYKGKTAILDDFHTAMAMVLLKNGITDVNTSNADDLKLVGEQLQELVKATSPKVTITMYNDLPAGQMGLAQMWSGDIINAQSYLPEGTSPEILRYWFPSDGKGLVDNDMLVTLRGGKNPVLAHLFINHMLDPDVAMENFTAIGYQPPQNSITPDSLVQEEFIPEHLQSAIVRPEYFDNGYRLLELDAANETAWRNVWQAFQAGGGS
- a CDS encoding ABC transporter permease; the encoded protein is MRGPVAWWNNPWRPPRFLIAITIGYVLWSLLPVAIAVLYSFNSGRSRTTWQGFSTRWYWGDETLSVWHNDALHTALLQTLKLGVIATLITVPLGTLFAIGIDRWRGRLPNGANFLMLISFVLPEVLLAVALLFVITTVAVPINLGTTAQVIGLVTFQVSYPAVLVRARLATIGPQYEEAAMDLGASPLGALRRIILPMLMPAIFASTVLVFADVIDDFVLVRYLSGAASSEPVSVKIYNTARAAPTPALNALATLLLLAALVAVAVGFIVYRYMTRSDTTTKDRGIGAFAGEA